Part of the Streptococcaceae bacterium ESL0687 genome is shown below.
TTGTCAACAGCCTTATAAAGGACAACATGCCCCTTAAGGTCTAAATCCTGGGCTCCAATTACTGTGTAAAATTGTCCCTTGTCCTTGAAAATCATCGGATCACGGAAGTGGGCTGTATAACCTGCTTCATCAGAGATTACAGGGCGTTCACTTTTGACAATTTCACCTTCTTTATTCATAAGGGCTGTCATTTGGTAGGCACTACGGTTCCAGTCCTTATCGCGGTAGTTACCAGTGTAGAAAAGGAATAGGTCATCACCAACAGGATATGCACTTCCTGAGTAAACTCCGTGGCTATCAAAGTCAGAACCAGGTAAAAGTTTAATATCATCAATTTCCCAGTTAACCAGATCAAGAGATGTAGCATGAGACCATGATTTTAGACCATGCACAGCCCCAAATGGGAAGTGCTGGAAGAAAAGATGCCATTTTCCGTCAAAGTAAGAAAAACCATTAGGGTCATTTAATAATCCACTTTGAGGTTCCAAGTGGAAGTGGTTTTTCCAGATGGAATTTTCCTTTTTGAAGATAAGATCTTGGATGTAATCTTTATCCCAGTCACCATAGTTTTTGTATCTTAATTCAGTTGTCCATTTCATTTGTATTACCTAACCTCCTTAGTTTGCCTTAATGTTATGATAAAAATGTCAAATTGTCAAACGCTTACGCCCTTGTAAAATGGTAACTTTTTTGAAAAATATTACAATTTATGATAAACGTTTAACATATTTGAAAAAACTTTATAAGATTGTAATAAAAACACTTACAATTTTTATAAAAATACAATTGTCCCAGGCCTTTAATCGTGGTAGAATAGTAAAGGTTCTTAGATTAGGTGATATTTTATCATAGACCTTGCCTAAGACTTTGGGTTGTTAGTTGAATTTAATAGCTTGAATGGCTAATCTATTAGATTCCATTAATTATCCGAGGTAGAAAAATATAAAAGTATAAATAAGGAAGTGAAGTAAAGTAATGAAATTATTTGGTAGTGTAGAAGCTGGTGGAACAAAATTTGTCTGTGCCGTTGGAAATGAAGATCTAGAGATTTTAGAAACTTACCAATTCCCAACAACAGGTCCAGATGATGCCCTTGAAAAAGTTATCGAGTTCTTTAAAGACAAAAATATTGAAGCCCTAGCTCTTGGAAGCTTTGGACCAATTGATATTGACAGAGACAGCGAAACTTATGGATATGTTTTAAGTACACCAAAAGCTGGTTGGTCTAATGCTGACTTAGTATCACCAATTGAAAAGGCCTTAAATGTGCCAGTTTATTTCACTACTGATGTCAATTCAAGCGCTTACGGTGAAATGCTTTTAAATGATTGTAAAAATCTAACTTACTTCACAGTAGGTACAGGTATCGGTGCTGGATCTCTTCAAAACGGAGAATTCATCGGTGGAATCGGTCACCCTGAAATGGGTCACCAACTTATGAAACGTCATAAAGATGATTTAGACTTTGAAGGAAACTGTCCTTTCCACGGTGACTGTCTAGAAGGTGTTGCTGCTGGTCCAAGTCTTGAAGCTCGTCTTGGAATTCGCGGAGAAAACATTCCTGAAGATCACGATGTTTGGGATATCCAAGCCTACTACATTGCTCAAGCACTTGTAAATGCAACTGTTTGCCTTCGTCCTGATAAGATTGTTGTTGGTGGTGGAGTTATGGCTCAAGATCACATGCTTGACCGCATTAAAGAAAACTTCGTAAACCTTCTAAGTGACTACCTACCAATCCCATCAATCGACGAGTACATCCTTGCTCCAAGTATTGAAAACAATGGTAGCGCAACAGTTGGAAACTTTGCCCTAGCAAAAACTTTAGTAGACTAATTAAAGAGAGCACTTAGTGCTCTTTTTGTTTTATCCTACTAATTTGTTTACTAGTTTATTATAAGTTTTCAGACAAGCTGAGCTAATTACCTTAGTAATTCAGCCTAAATTATTGTAAAATATAAGGAAAGAACAAAAGGAGGCACAAGCATGCAGTGGGCTTTAAATGAAATAAAAAAAAGGGAAATCATTAATTTTGATGAAACCCTTAATTTAGAGGCTGGTTTAAAAAGACGTTTTGAAGAAATAATCGGTCTAACACCAGTCCATGTGGTAGGTTTTGTATCCTATGAGGATGGTCTGTACCTATTAAATTACAAGGCAACTTATACCTTAAGTTACCCATCAACAAGAAGCTTGAAGGAGGTTGAGCTTAAGTCAGAAATTGACGTAGCCGAAGCTTTTACAACAGAAGCCTACCTGCAAGAAGCGCGTGATTTGGTAAGTGATGATAATATTTTTGTCCTTGAAAAAGACATTATAAACCTTGACGAATCTGTGGCTGATAACATCATCCTAAGTATTCCAACCCGTGTTTTAACCCCAGAAGAACTTGAAGCAGATAGTATGCCAAGTGGTCAAGGTTGGCAGATTATGTCAGAAACTGACTTTGAGAATCTTGAGCCAGAAGTTCCAGATGAGAAAAAATCACCCTTTGCAGGGCTTGATGGCCTCTTTGATTAATTGACCAAGCCTTTTGGTAAATTGCTTTTTGGGCCAAAAGTGCTATAATTTAAAGAATAATATAAAAAAATCTAATAACTAGGAGAATGTAGATGACACAAGCAAACTTTGGTGTAGTTGGTATGGCCGTTATGGGTCGTAACCTTGCCTTAAATATTGAATCACGTGGCTATAATGTTGCGATCTATAACCGTAGCGCAGAAAAAACTGAGGATGTAGTTAAGAGCTACCCTGAAAAAAACTTTGTACCAAGCTATGACATTGAGTCATTTGTAAAATCAATTGAAAAACCACGCCGCATTATGCTTATGGTGCAAGCAGGTTTTGCAACTGATGCAACTATCCAAAGCCTTCTTCCATTCTTAGACAAGGGAGATATTCTAATTGACGGTGGTAACACTTACTACAAAGACACAATCCGCCGTAACAATGAACTTGCTGACTCAGGAATCAACTTCATCGGTACAGGTGTATCTGGTGGGGAAAAAGGAGCCCTTGAAGGTCCTTCAATCATGCCAGGTGGACAACGCGAAGCTTACGATTTAATCGCTCCGGTCTTTGAAGAAATCTCAGCTAAGGCTCCTGAAGACGGAAAACCTTGTGTTACTTACATCGGCCCTGATGGAGCTGGTCACTATGTTAAGATGGTTCATAACGGAATCGAATACGGTGACATGCAGCTTATTGCTGAATCATATGATCTAATGAAGCACTTACTAGATCTTGATGCTAGCGAAATGGCTGAAATCTTTACAGAGTGGAACAAGGGTGAGCTTGATTCATACCTAATTGAAATCACAGCTGACATTCTTACTCGTAAGGATGATGAAGGAGAGAAAGGTCCAGTTGTTGACTATATCCTTGATGCTGCTGGTAACAAGGGAACAGGTAAATGGACTAGCCAATCTGCTCTTGATTTAGGTGTTCCACTACCACTAATCACAGAATCAGTATTTGCCCGTTACATCTCAGCTTATAAAGATGAACGTGTTAAGGCAAGTGAGATCTTACCAAAGGCAGATGCTCCTAAGTTTTCTGGCGACAAGGCAGAGCTTGTTGAAAAAATTCGTCAAGCCCTATACTTCTCAAAAATTATGAGCTATGCTCAAGGATTTGCTCAACTTAGATCAGCAAGTAAGGAATATGACTGGGATCTTCCATTTGGTGATATCGCAAGCATCTGGCGTGCTGGATGTATCATCCGTGCTCGTTTCCTACAAAAAATTACTGATGCTTACGACCGTAACGCTGACCTTGAAAACCTTCTTCTTGATGAATACTTCGTTGAAATCACTAAGAAATACCAACAGTCAGTTCGTGACGTTGTAGCCCTTGCAGTTCAAGCAGGAGTGCCAGTACCAACCTTCTCAAGTGCTATTGCCTACTTTGATAGCTACAGAAGTGCAGTCCTTCCAGCCAACCTAATCCAGGCTCAACGTGACTACTTCGGTGCCCATACATACAAACGTACCGACCGTGAAGGAACCTTCCACTACGACTGGTATAGTGAAGATAAATAATAAACAAAGAAAAACCTAGGAAACTAGGTTTTTTTCAATATTGTGAACTTAAAATCTATATGATAAAATGAGTCTTATCAATAGAAACTTGAGGAACTTAATGAAAGAAAAAGGGAAGTCAACCAATTCTTTAATGAAACATATTAGAAATGACCACGGTATAAATATAGGGATAGGTCACTCTAGGGATAAAAGAGATCTCCTGAATATGGGCTATTTCCATTCGTACAAGGCTTATAGGTTTGTTAAAAAAATAAATAATCCTCTCGACATCCAGGAATTTAGTGAGATTAGGGACATTTATGATTTGGATAATGACCTTAAGGAGCTTTTGTATCCGGCAGTTATGAAAATTGAAACGGCCACTAAAAATTACACAATTGATTGTGTAGTTAGTGGTGGGCCGACAGATTTGCAGTCGATATATGAAACAAAAGCTAATCATTACAGAGACTTCGAACCTGGGACTCCGGAACATAGAAGAGAGATAAAGAGTTTTTTGGAACTTAAAAAGAATATAGATGGTATTATTGCACGTAATTATACTAAAAGTGACATAATACAACACTATGTTCATGAGAATCAGCCAGTTCCAGTATGGGCAGTTTTTGAATTAACTACATTAGGAGATCTTGGGTATTTTATTGGTAGGTTGAACAATGACACCAGAGAAATATTAAGCAAAAATATTGGGATTTATGATAGACGTTATGACACTGCAAATAAAATTATTTCAAAACACCTTTATATAATTAAAGACTTGAGAAATGCTATAGCTCATAATAATCCAATTTTTGATTGCCGGTTTAAAACGGGGAAAGTTGATAAGGTAGTTATTAAACATCTAGAAGGGAATACAGGAGCTTCTAATATAAACTTTAATACGATAACGGATTATGTCTTACTGGTGGCTTACTATATGAGGTGTTTTCAATTTACTAGGACAGAAATTAAGGCATTTTTAAGAGGATACGAAAGAATAATTAGTCAATACCAAGAAAAAGCTAATAACTCTAAAAATTATCGGATGATTTTTGATGTTGATAGTACTTCTAAAATGCGTAAATTTAGGTTTTAATATTGCATATTACATAAAAAGTGTTATAATAGTCTTACTAATAGCGGTGTTGCTTTGCGGAGCGCATCTGAAGGCAGTGGATTCGTTCACTGCTTTTTTTGTGTTTATTTTAAAAATAAGGAATCATCTTCATCCAGCTTTATACAAATATTCATCTAAAATTGATATAATAGCTATAATATAGAAGATATGTGAAGTTATTTTAGATAAATAATCCTTGAAGGAGCTTATATTAATTTCTGAGTTGATTGGTCAAAATATATTTTTGGAATTGACTGGCAACTTTATTAAAAATATAGTTTAAGTTAAGAAGAAATTGACCTCATAGAAGAGAAAGTGGAGGAGATGGGATAGTTGAAGAAAAGAGTATTTATTTCTTACGCATGGGAAGAACAAACTGAGGCTGATAAAAAAGTAAAAGCATTTGTTGATGGACTGGCAATTTTTTTAAAAACTTTTGATTTGGACGTGTTGCTTGATAGATATGAAAATCATCCGGGTTCTAATCTTGATAAATTCATGTCAGAAGGTATTGATTCCTCAAATTTTGTAATATGTGTATGTACAGAAACTTATATTAAAAAAATGAAAAATCAAAATTCAGGAGTTTATAACGAGATTACATTATTAAGTAAAATGTCAGATAGCCCTTTTATAATTCCAATTATTGAAATAGGATATTTTATTGATTTACCAGAATTTTTTAAAGGTAAATTTGTTAGTCAATTATTTCTAAACGACTTTAGGTCTCCTGAAAATAAGTCTCCACTATATGAATTAATAAATACCTTGATGGGTAAGAATCTATCTATTAAAGATGTGGTTCCTAAAATAAGAATCGAAAATTATTATGAATCGTCAAAAGATTTGCAATTATACGGAGATGTAACAGAGTTAATGAGGTTTGAGAATGAGATGGAGAAGACTGTTTATTTTCAATATTCACTGGATGAAGGGAAAATTGATATTGGAATTCCACCGATGAATTTTGCAACTGAATGGACTGAACGTGATGAAAGCAGTATCTATGTTTACAAAAATGTTCAAAAAATGTTTTATATTAATAATTTTAAAAATTTTGAAGAAGTACACTCGCCTGGATATTTAAATGAAAATAGAGATGATTTAATGTCGATTAAGCGGGTTACTGATTTAGTGGTCGGAGATGGTATTGTGTGGATAAATGACAGTAATCATGTTGCGATTGGTAAAATATTAGATATTAAATTTAGTAGAGAACGAGAAAATAGATCTAAAAATATAGTTACATTTAAGTATAGAATTTTAAATCCAATTGACTTAACTGAAGATTTCAAGGAAGAATAAAATTTTGTAGATATTATTTAATTCCCCAAATATCGGTCTCAGGTCTGATGTTCCAATTTTTGTTCTGGGGTATTATATACACATGGAAGCGGGTGATGGCTTCAAGGTTTTACTAACTTAGTCAAAACCGTGATTCAATTATTCTCTTCCGTCGATAGTTTGTATTGACTGTCTTATTCCTAGCCTCATGTCGGGTGATATTTGGTTAGGGTGTAAAACTTTTTTCATAAAACTCCATAAGTTCTTAGAACTTATAAAAAACTCCTTAAAAATAAAAAAACTCCTAAGAAAAACCGAGACTCCACTCGGTTTTTTTCCTGTTTATGAATACTTTTAGATTTTATGTATTTTCTGTTTAATTTTTATTCCCAGATAACCCGTTGTCCATTCTGTCATCCAAAACAAGTTTTGGGACAGAAGTGGCACTCGTTTTTTTCCTGTTTATATTAAACTTTCATCCCAACAAAAAAAGAAGGGCTGGCCTTCTCTTTTTATGATCTGATATATTCTTCAAGGGTTTCCTTGTCGATGTTTTCGTCAAAGATGTAGTCGTCCATGATGACTGTTGGAACAAAGAAGACATTTGCTTCTTGGGCTTCCTTGACAATGCTTGCAGCATCTCTTTTGTCGTCGTGGTAGCTTAGACCGAGTTCATTTTTTGCGAATTCAGCGATTCCTTCGTCATCTAATGGTTCCCAGGCTTCTTGGCTTGAAAAAACTTTTGCGATATCACGAAGAGCTTTTTCAGGATCAAGAGGATCAATAAAAGCGTGCATGATATTTCCTTTGACCAAATGTCCCTTTTGCTTGTCAAAGAGCTTGATTAGACGTCTAACTCGTCCCTCTTCAACCTCTTTTTTTAGGAAGTTCTCAGATTCTTCAAACCACAGTCTGCTGAAAGGACAAGCCAGGTTTATGAATTCCTTCATAAGTTTACCTTCTTCTCCAATATGAATACCATTAACTGAGTTGGTTTTATCTACCCTGATTTCGCTTGTGTCCATCTTGTTACTCCTTTATTCTATTTTTTTATAATTTTACCACGAATTAATTTTTTCAGCAATTAAGAGACCTAGGCTTAAGCCCTTTCTTACTTTTTTATGACTTTCTTGAAAATGAAGTGAAAATAGTAACAAGATATGATATACTAGCCAAGGCGAGAATCTAAGTTTAGGTTCTCAAAATAGGGTTGATTTGGATTCAACCATAAAAATAGGAGATTTTATTTTGAGTTATGTAGGAAAAAGCTGGACAAATTTTGTAAATCTTGTTCAGGAAAAGTTTAAGGCGCTAGGTGCCCAGGCACGTATTTTGCCAAAGAATCTAAAGATGATTTTTGATAAAGCCCGCAAGCTTGGGTTTGTAGGTCTTATCAAGTTAGTCTTTGCGGACATCTTTTTAGGTCGCAGCCTGCTCGGTTGGCTTTATTTGATTGCCCTTTGTTCGGTTCAAATCATTGCCTACATCTTGCGTCCTGACTCACTTATGGGGATGATTGCAGGTCTTACAGGAATTATCTGCGTTATCTTTGTTAACGAGAAAAGAGCCAGTAACTACCTTTTCGGTTTTATCAATGCCTTAATTTACTTTGATATGAGCCTGCAGTCAAACTTTTATGGTGAGGTTCTAACAACAAGCTTCTTTACTATTATGCAGCCGATTGGGCTTTATATGTGGCTTGTGGCTGATCTTAAACCGCATGATGATTTTGAAGAGGCGCCCCTTGCTAACAAGTTGAGCCTTGCTGGTTGGTTGAAGAGTCTGGTTCTGATTTTCTTTGTTTGGCTTGGTATGGGTTACGCCAATAAGTCAATCGGAGCAAGTCGTCCTTTCAGGGATAGTGTGGCAGTAGGAAGCAATGTTACAGGTCAGGTCCTTATGAGCGGGGGATATGCTGAGCAGTGGATTTTCTGGGGTCTAACTAATATCTTTTCAATCTATCTTTGGTGGGGTCAATCCTTTGAGATTGTCATCATGTTCTGGGTTTACCTACTAAATAGTATCGTTGGTTGGGTCAACTGGACCATGGACGTCAAACACCTTAAAGGACGCCCAGTAAACGAAGTTGTAAAAGGCCTTTTTTCATAGGAATTATTTTAGGAGTAGAGTAAAGTATGAAGAAAAAATGGAGTAGCTTAAGTAAGTGGAAAAGAATTAGTATCTTAGTTGCCCTTCTTTTTGCGACAGTTGTTATAGTTCCAAGTTGTAGTTCAAGTGAATCGACTGCGAGTAAACGGATTTTAGAATTAAAATCTGAGTTAAAGAAAGTATCGCAAGAAAAAGATGAGGCTGTAAAAAGTGCCCAGGCGGCAGAGAAAAGAGCTACTGAAGCTGAAAACAAGCTGAAAGAAGCTGAGGACGCCAAAAAGGCTGAAGAAGCTAAAAAAGTTGAAGAAGCCAAAAAGGCCGAAGAAGCCAAGAAGGCTGAAGAAGCCAAGAAGGCTGAAGAAGCCAAGAAGGCTGAAGAAGCCAAGAAGGCTGAAGAAGCCAAAAAGGCCGAAGAAGCCAAGAAGGCTGAAGAAGCTAAAAAGGCTGAAGAAGCAAGACAAGCTGAAGAAGCGAGGCAAGCTCAAGAAGCCGCTGCAGCTCAGGCAGCTCAAGTACAACCCCAAACTCAGTCTCAGACCCAGGTTCCAGCCTCGGCAGGAGGTTA
Proteins encoded:
- a CDS encoding Abi family protein; translation: MKEKGKSTNSLMKHIRNDHGINIGIGHSRDKRDLLNMGYFHSYKAYRFVKKINNPLDIQEFSEIRDIYDLDNDLKELLYPAVMKIETATKNYTIDCVVSGGPTDLQSIYETKANHYRDFEPGTPEHRREIKSFLELKKNIDGIIARNYTKSDIIQHYVHENQPVPVWAVFELTTLGDLGYFIGRLNNDTREILSKNIGIYDRRYDTANKIISKHLYIIKDLRNAIAHNNPIFDCRFKTGKVDKVVIKHLEGNTGASNINFNTITDYVLLVAYYMRCFQFTRTEIKAFLRGYERIISQYQEKANNSKNYRMIFDVDSTSKMRKFRF
- a CDS encoding thioredoxin domain-containing protein, with the translated sequence MDTSEIRVDKTNSVNGIHIGEEGKLMKEFINLACPFSRLWFEESENFLKKEVEEGRVRRLIKLFDKQKGHLVKGNIMHAFIDPLDPEKALRDIAKVFSSQEAWEPLDDEGIAEFAKNELGLSYHDDKRDAASIVKEAQEANVFFVPTVIMDDYIFDENIDKETLEEYIRS
- a CDS encoding ROK family protein, with amino-acid sequence MKLFGSVEAGGTKFVCAVGNEDLEILETYQFPTTGPDDALEKVIEFFKDKNIEALALGSFGPIDIDRDSETYGYVLSTPKAGWSNADLVSPIEKALNVPVYFTTDVNSSAYGEMLLNDCKNLTYFTVGTGIGAGSLQNGEFIGGIGHPEMGHQLMKRHKDDLDFEGNCPFHGDCLEGVAAGPSLEARLGIRGENIPEDHDVWDIQAYYIAQALVNATVCLRPDKIVVGGGVMAQDHMLDRIKENFVNLLSDYLPIPSIDEYILAPSIENNGSATVGNFALAKTLVD
- the gndA gene encoding NADP-dependent phosphogluconate dehydrogenase, with protein sequence MTQANFGVVGMAVMGRNLALNIESRGYNVAIYNRSAEKTEDVVKSYPEKNFVPSYDIESFVKSIEKPRRIMLMVQAGFATDATIQSLLPFLDKGDILIDGGNTYYKDTIRRNNELADSGINFIGTGVSGGEKGALEGPSIMPGGQREAYDLIAPVFEEISAKAPEDGKPCVTYIGPDGAGHYVKMVHNGIEYGDMQLIAESYDLMKHLLDLDASEMAEIFTEWNKGELDSYLIEITADILTRKDDEGEKGPVVDYILDAAGNKGTGKWTSQSALDLGVPLPLITESVFARYISAYKDERVKASEILPKADAPKFSGDKAELVEKIRQALYFSKIMSYAQGFAQLRSASKEYDWDLPFGDIASIWRAGCIIRARFLQKITDAYDRNADLENLLLDEYFVEITKKYQQSVRDVVALAVQAGVPVPTFSSAIAYFDSYRSAVLPANLIQAQRDYFGAHTYKRTDREGTFHYDWYSEDK
- the pnuC gene encoding nicotinamide riboside transporter PnuC; translated protein: MSYVGKSWTNFVNLVQEKFKALGAQARILPKNLKMIFDKARKLGFVGLIKLVFADIFLGRSLLGWLYLIALCSVQIIAYILRPDSLMGMIAGLTGIICVIFVNEKRASNYLFGFINALIYFDMSLQSNFYGEVLTTSFFTIMQPIGLYMWLVADLKPHDDFEEAPLANKLSLAGWLKSLVLIFFVWLGMGYANKSIGASRPFRDSVAVGSNVTGQVLMSGGYAEQWIFWGLTNIFSIYLWWGQSFEIVIMFWVYLLNSIVGWVNWTMDVKHLKGRPVNEVVKGLFS
- a CDS encoding toll/interleukin-1 receptor domain-containing protein — its product is MKKRVFISYAWEEQTEADKKVKAFVDGLAIFLKTFDLDVLLDRYENHPGSNLDKFMSEGIDSSNFVICVCTETYIKKMKNQNSGVYNEITLLSKMSDSPFIIPIIEIGYFIDLPEFFKGKFVSQLFLNDFRSPENKSPLYELINTLMGKNLSIKDVVPKIRIENYYESSKDLQLYGDVTELMRFENEMEKTVYFQYSLDEGKIDIGIPPMNFATEWTERDESSIYVYKNVQKMFYINNFKNFEEVHSPGYLNENRDDLMSIKRVTDLVVGDGIVWINDSNHVAIGKILDIKFSRERENRSKNIVTFKYRILNPIDLTEDFKEE
- a CDS encoding YceD family protein, with protein sequence MQWALNEIKKREIINFDETLNLEAGLKRRFEEIIGLTPVHVVGFVSYEDGLYLLNYKATYTLSYPSTRSLKEVELKSEIDVAEAFTTEAYLQEARDLVSDDNIFVLEKDIINLDESVADNIILSIPTRVLTPEELEADSMPSGQGWQIMSETDFENLEPEVPDEKKSPFAGLDGLFD